One part of the Ranitomeya imitator isolate aRanImi1 chromosome 10, aRanImi1.pri, whole genome shotgun sequence genome encodes these proteins:
- the UBASH3B gene encoding ubiquitin-associated and SH3 domain-containing protein B isoform X2, which translates to MAAKDELYSKIIPRRSRQLRAGTIKHGSSLEILLSMGFPKARALKALASTGGRSVQAACDWLFSHVDDPFLDDPLPREYVLYLRPMGPLAQKLSDFWQQSKQLCGKNKAHNIFPHITLCQFFMCEDKNVDALCEALQTTVTRWKSKFPNPLPLELYTSSNFIGLFVNEDCAEGLKKFAADFAEEALMKTDVRVEPHKKQLHVTLAYHFQANHLPTLEKLAQNIDLNLGCDWVATIFSRDIRYINHETLQVLYPYLPQNDDELELVPGDFLFMSPVEQTNTSEGWIFGSSLATGCSGLLPENYVSKADECGTWVFHGSYSLLNTVSSVSYPLSDGALDRRQDDQGLVDTATLTIICPPMQPLRINSHPGPRKRCLFVCRHGERMDVVFGKYWLSQCFDAKGRYIRTNLNMPPSLPQRSGGCRDYEKDAPITVFGCTQAKLVGEALLESNTTVDFVYCSPSLRCVQTAHNILRGLNQENKCKIRIEPGLFEWTKWVSGTTLPAWLTPAELASANLSVDTTYRPHIPSSKLVVSETYETYMSRSFQVTKDILGECRSKGNNILIVAHASSLEACTRQLQGLTQQNSKDFVQVVRKIPYLGFCCCEELGDAGLWQLTDPPILPLTHGPTGGFNWRETLLQE; encoded by the exons GCTGAAAGCGTTGGCTTCCACAGGAGGGAGAAGTGTCCAAGCTGCTTGTGATTG GCTGTTCTCACACGTAGACGATCCGTTTCTGGATGACCCGCTGCCTCGGGAATATGTCCTATACCTACGACCGATGGGCCCGCTGGCCCAGAAACTCTCCGACTTCTGGCAACAATCCAAGCAGCTCTGCGGGAAGAACAAGGCGCACAATATATTCCCGCACATCACGCTCTGCCAGTTCTTCATG TGTGAAGATAAGAATGTGGACGCGCTGTGCGAAGCTTTACAGACCACCGTCACCCGCTGGAAATCCAAATTCCCTAATCCGCTGCCCCTGGAGCTCTACACCTCCTCCAATTTCATCGGCCTCTTCGTAAACGAGGACTGCGCCGAGGGACTGAAGAAATTCGCTGCAGACTTCGCCGAAGAAGCGTTGATGAAAACAG ACGTCCGGGTGGAGCCACACAAGAAGCAGCTACACGTGACGCTGGCGTATCACTTCCAGGCCAATCACCTGCCCACCCTGGAGAAGCTGGCGCAGAACATCGACCTGAACCTGGGCTGTGACTGGGTGGCCACCATCTTCTCCAGAGACATCCGGTACATCAATCACGAG ACGTTGCAGGTTCTGTACCCGTATCTGCCGCAGAACGATGACGAGCTGGAGCTGGTGCCCGGAGATTTCCTCTTCATGTCCCCCGTAGAACAGACCAACACCAGCGAAGGTTGGATCTTCGGCTCGTCTCTGGCCACCGGCTGCTCCGGCCTCTTACCTGAAAACTACGTCTCCAAAGCCGATGAATGTGGCACTTGGGTGTTCCATGG GTCGTACTCTCTGCTGAACACGGTGAGCTCTGTCTCGTATCCGCTCAGTGATGGCGCGCTGGACAGACGGCAGGATGACCAGGGACTGGTGGACACGGCGACGCTCACCATTATCTGCCCACCCATGCAG CCCCTGCGGATTAACAGCCACCCGGGCCCCAGGAAGCGCTGCCTGTTCGTGTGCCGGCACGGGGAGCGGATGGACGTGGTGTTCGGGAAGTATTGGTTGTCGCAGTGTTTTGATGCTAAAG GCCGCTACATCCGGACAAACCTGAACATGCCGCCCAGCTTACCGCAGAGGAGCGGCGGGTGCCGGGACTACGAGAAGGACGCCCCCATAACCGTCTTCGGATGCACACAAGCAAAACTTGTTG GAGAAGCTTTGCTGGAGAGTAACACGACGGTAGACTTCGTATATTGTTCCCCATCGCTGCGCTGTGTCCAGACGGCACACAACATACTGAGAG GACTCAATCAAGAAAATAAGTGCAAAATCCGCATAGAGCCCGGGTTATTTGAGTGGACCAAGTGGGTGTCAGGCACGACCCTGCCCGCCTGGCTCACCCCGGCCGAGCTGGCGTCTGCAAACCTCAGCGTTGATACAACGTACAG ACCTCACATACCGAGCAGTAAGCTGGTCGTGTCCGAGACGTACGAGACGTACATGAGCCGCAGCTTCCAGGTCACCAAGGACATTCTGGGAGAATGCAGAAGTAAAG GTAATAACATCCTCATCGTGGCCCACGCCTCGTCCCTGGAAGCCTGCACCCGACAACTACAGGGACTCACGCAGCAGAACTCGAAGGATTTTGTGCAGGTTGTCAGAAAG ATCCCGTACCTGGGCTTCTGCTGCTGCGAGGAGCTGGGGGACGCCGGCCTCTGGCAGCTGACGGACCCTCCAATTCTGCCTCTAACTCACGGACCTACAGGTGGATTTAACTGGAGAGAGACTTTACTGCAGGAATGA
- the UBASH3B gene encoding ubiquitin-associated and SH3 domain-containing protein B isoform X1: MAAKDELYSKIIPRRSRQLRAGTIKHGSSLEILLSMGFPKARALKALASTGGRSVQAACDWLFSHVDDPFLDDPLPREYVLYLRPMGPLAQKLSDFWQQSKQLCGKNKAHNIFPHITLCQFFMCEDKNVDALCEALQTTVTRWKSKFPNPLPLELYTSSNFIGLFVNEDCAEGLKKFAADFAEEALMKTDVRVEPHKKQLHVTLAYHFQANHLPTLEKLAQNIDLNLGCDWVATIFSRDIRYINHETLQVLYPYLPQNDDELELVPGDFLFMSPVEQTNTSEGWIFGSSLATGCSGLLPENYVSKADECGTWVFHGSYSLLNTVSSVSYPLSDGALDRRQDDQGLVDTATLTIICPPMQPLRINSHPGPRKRCLFVCRHGERMDVVFGKYWLSQCFDAKGRYIRTNLNMPPSLPQRSGGCRDYEKDAPITVFGCTQAKLVGEALLESNTTVDFVYCSPSLRCVQTAHNILRGLNQENKCKIRIEPGLFEWTKWVSGTTLPAWLTPAELASANLSVDTTYRPHIPSSKLVVSETYETYMSRSFQVTKDILGECRSKDVPCLPGNNILIVAHASSLEACTRQLQGLTQQNSKDFVQVVRKIPYLGFCCCEELGDAGLWQLTDPPILPLTHGPTGGFNWRETLLQE; encoded by the exons GCTGAAAGCGTTGGCTTCCACAGGAGGGAGAAGTGTCCAAGCTGCTTGTGATTG GCTGTTCTCACACGTAGACGATCCGTTTCTGGATGACCCGCTGCCTCGGGAATATGTCCTATACCTACGACCGATGGGCCCGCTGGCCCAGAAACTCTCCGACTTCTGGCAACAATCCAAGCAGCTCTGCGGGAAGAACAAGGCGCACAATATATTCCCGCACATCACGCTCTGCCAGTTCTTCATG TGTGAAGATAAGAATGTGGACGCGCTGTGCGAAGCTTTACAGACCACCGTCACCCGCTGGAAATCCAAATTCCCTAATCCGCTGCCCCTGGAGCTCTACACCTCCTCCAATTTCATCGGCCTCTTCGTAAACGAGGACTGCGCCGAGGGACTGAAGAAATTCGCTGCAGACTTCGCCGAAGAAGCGTTGATGAAAACAG ACGTCCGGGTGGAGCCACACAAGAAGCAGCTACACGTGACGCTGGCGTATCACTTCCAGGCCAATCACCTGCCCACCCTGGAGAAGCTGGCGCAGAACATCGACCTGAACCTGGGCTGTGACTGGGTGGCCACCATCTTCTCCAGAGACATCCGGTACATCAATCACGAG ACGTTGCAGGTTCTGTACCCGTATCTGCCGCAGAACGATGACGAGCTGGAGCTGGTGCCCGGAGATTTCCTCTTCATGTCCCCCGTAGAACAGACCAACACCAGCGAAGGTTGGATCTTCGGCTCGTCTCTGGCCACCGGCTGCTCCGGCCTCTTACCTGAAAACTACGTCTCCAAAGCCGATGAATGTGGCACTTGGGTGTTCCATGG GTCGTACTCTCTGCTGAACACGGTGAGCTCTGTCTCGTATCCGCTCAGTGATGGCGCGCTGGACAGACGGCAGGATGACCAGGGACTGGTGGACACGGCGACGCTCACCATTATCTGCCCACCCATGCAG CCCCTGCGGATTAACAGCCACCCGGGCCCCAGGAAGCGCTGCCTGTTCGTGTGCCGGCACGGGGAGCGGATGGACGTGGTGTTCGGGAAGTATTGGTTGTCGCAGTGTTTTGATGCTAAAG GCCGCTACATCCGGACAAACCTGAACATGCCGCCCAGCTTACCGCAGAGGAGCGGCGGGTGCCGGGACTACGAGAAGGACGCCCCCATAACCGTCTTCGGATGCACACAAGCAAAACTTGTTG GAGAAGCTTTGCTGGAGAGTAACACGACGGTAGACTTCGTATATTGTTCCCCATCGCTGCGCTGTGTCCAGACGGCACACAACATACTGAGAG GACTCAATCAAGAAAATAAGTGCAAAATCCGCATAGAGCCCGGGTTATTTGAGTGGACCAAGTGGGTGTCAGGCACGACCCTGCCCGCCTGGCTCACCCCGGCCGAGCTGGCGTCTGCAAACCTCAGCGTTGATACAACGTACAG ACCTCACATACCGAGCAGTAAGCTGGTCGTGTCCGAGACGTACGAGACGTACATGAGCCGCAGCTTCCAGGTCACCAAGGACATTCTGGGAGAATGCAGAAGTAAAG ACGTTCCCTGTCTCCCAGGTAATAACATCCTCATCGTGGCCCACGCCTCGTCCCTGGAAGCCTGCACCCGACAACTACAGGGACTCACGCAGCAGAACTCGAAGGATTTTGTGCAGGTTGTCAGAAAG ATCCCGTACCTGGGCTTCTGCTGCTGCGAGGAGCTGGGGGACGCCGGCCTCTGGCAGCTGACGGACCCTCCAATTCTGCCTCTAACTCACGGACCTACAGGTGGATTTAACTGGAGAGAGACTTTACTGCAGGAATGA